From the Manihot esculenta cultivar AM560-2 chromosome 14, M.esculenta_v8, whole genome shotgun sequence genome, the window actctttctgtactctgctgaactcccCCTGTACTCTggacctgcaagactggggttaaggaagaggggtgagctatactaacccagtgagtagaacaataaaaacatgttaataaacatgccaaatgaaatgcatcacatcacaagtaatcacatatcGAACGGACTGAATAAAAAATCCCtcagtgcccggcccgcgaaggagctcctcaggactttattataCAATCAATAGTACAAaagtactctgtgcccggccctctcggggcttctcaggactttactgtgcccggccctcaatggggctcctcaggactttactgggAGGGCTAATGAAACAAACTCTATGTCCGTTCgcaaattcaataaataatgcaatgcacatattagtgaattctaatgccatcagcctattgcataatcatggtgtaTGAAACATGttaaaagcatttgatttctcaattaaaaagattaagttccgttccactcacctttggctaactctgtactgactctgaaaactctgaagcagtgctcactgctgatctcttcggttcctctggtccgttcctacacaggtggactcaaatgatggaccaaactaactcaagaacatctctataaaactccccaaaacccccctaaaacatcctaaaacaatcaaggaaaacatgtaaaagatggctggacagggtactttcggcggcaggttcggtggccgaaagtccttccagagccgaaactcagacacattcggcggcaccttcggctgtcgaaagtcatttccagagatgaaagtctcaaccttaggcggcacattcggcggccgaaactccactccagagtcgaaagtccaaactttcgggggagagtttaggcagccgaaaccacctccttagcatgttcagcggccgaatcttccttcggcggccgaaactgggttctccagtaaggcaaaacccttctctgtttcatgcaaaacttctccaaacttcactcaaacatgcaaccaacaactcaacaacaagcatatactcaagtacatgcacaaaggggtccaaaactaacttaaaaaccccatcaaacatcacaactcaacacataaacatgctatCACCAACAAACAACCAAAAACCCTACTTAACCTAACCATGTATCTCTACCCATAAAgctccataaaactttcataaaacatataaagaagttaaggatcttcacttacctcttgaaaacgagAGAATAggcgatcctaacgtggagatatggagaaactcgctctcaaagtctccaagcttcaaaactttggtctttaactcaaaagcttcaaaacatcatgaaacttgtcaaaacttgtcaaaactttgaaagatttgagaaactATGAAGATCatccaaggaagatcatggtctcacctctctccgtggaaatggaaagaaaaatcttatccattgaCCGACATGTGGCCTTTTATAAGTGgcttggccagaccaccttcggcggccaaacgtgattccaaaaccatgcaacgttcggcggccgaacatcactttcggcggccgaacctgccttttcttccttagtgcttttctttcaaaaacttattttctttatacttaaaaccttaaaacacattaaaacactttaaaaaaacatatctatttcccttctagagggtttcgaCATTCGGGATTCCGCCAActgtaggaatttcgatgccgaactctagccggtattacattctcccccttaagaacattcgttccGAATGAGCTAAACACATAAAATGGAGGAAAAAACTAACCTTGTAGACTCACATGTCTAcaaggtgcactcttctatacTTTGGTGTTTccaaatattttgtaaaaaacaGACTGTCGGTTTTCTGGCCATCAAACGGAGCTTTCACTTGCAATGTGATCACTCAGCCGAACTTCACCCTTGATCTCTATGGCCGCCGCCGGCGGATCCTCCAAGTCTACAGCTCAGAAAGCTCCTACAAGCCCCAAATCCACCACAAAATTCAAACCCAGAAGATCCAAAAATCAAAACAAGCACTTGACTAAACAACTCATTTCTCTGCTCACCTCAGCTACCTCCGCTGCCCACTCTTTCCTCAACCAAAATGACCTCCTTCTGCTCCCTTCCCAATCTCTCACCCTCGAATATCTCCTTTCTTCGATCCCTTTCTCTTCCCCTCCGATTTCTCTTCCTTCTGAATCCTTCTTTTATCGCTTCCTTTCTTCCGCCTCGGATTTCGACCCCCGCTGGTGTCAAATTTTTCGCATGTCCAAGCAGACCTTCTCAAATCTTCTCGCTGTTCTCTCACCAtctctcctttcttttcttCCCCCCTCCATTCCCCCCGATTCTGCCATTGCTGCCACCCTCTTCCGACTCTCCCACGGCGCATCTTACGAATCAGTAGCGCGTAGATTTGGACTTGATTCACCTGCCGCCGCGTGCCTCGCGTTTTACTCTGTTTGTAAAACAGTGAACGAGAAATTGGGGGACTTGGTGAATTTCGGAAGGGATTTGGAGCGCTTAGTGGTCGGATTTGAATGGATTTCACTCCCTAATTGTTGTGGGGTTTTGGGGTTTGGGAAATTTGGTGTTGATAGTGAAGTGCTTGGGAAAAATGGGTCCCTGTTAGTTCAGGCGTTGGTGGATTCTGAGGGGAGATTCTTGGATATCTCTGCTGGGTGGCCTTGTACAATGAAGCCGGAGTCCATCTTCAGCCAAACAAAGCTGTATTCGCGTGTGGAAGGATCAAATGAGTTACTGAACGGTTCTTGTTATCAGCTCAGTGAAAGCAGTTCAATTCCCCAATACATATTGGGCGATTCATGTTTCCCTTTGTTGCCATGGCTGTTAACTCCTTTTATTAGATCGAATGAGGTGGACAGTTTCGGTTCAGCAGATAGGGAGTTCAATGCAGCTCATAACAGAGCAATGGGATTGGTTGGGAATGCGTTTGGGAGGGTTAAAGCTAGGTGGCAGCTGTTGGGGAGGAGATGGAAAGAGGATTGCGTTGAATTTTTCCCATATGTGATAGTAATGGGTTGTTTGCTGCATAATTTTCTAATAAAGTATAGCGAGCCATTGCCAGAGGAGAGCGTCGGACGTATTCTACGGGAAGAGGAACTGCCAATTTTTGAAGGAGAGGCAGATGAGAGAGGGGAGAGGAACAGGTATGCGCTTGCTAAGTACTTGAGTAGGGTGAGCATGAGAAGGTAAATAATGAATATAAATAATGCTAGTAACTATGCTGGTCTTAGTTCTTAGTTGGTGGTAGTTGCAGCATTAGTAGTAGTGGGAGTAAGTTTGCTTTGTTTTCTTTTGTGTAAATAAAAGGCAGTTGCAACATCGTTCTGATGTTGTGGGTTGTGTCCTGTTGAGAGAGATCTTCTCACTTTAGCATAGAAAGGTTAGTTGTTTGAATCGAAACTATACTGCTAGATTTTAAACGGTGGGTTTTCTTCTGGTTTTTTAGTTCAGAATAGGAAAAGGGCAGACTCAAACCACAAACAAGCACTTATATAAGATATGATTTGGACCCTGAATTGTTGTCCATGTCTGATTAAGTTTGATAGTGAAGTGCTAGAGGAAAATGTGTCCTTGTCAGTTCAGGGTTGGTGGATTCTGAGGGGAGATTCTTGGATATCTCTGTTGGGTGGTCTTGTACAATGAAGCAGGAATCCATCTTCAGCCAAACAAAGCAATTCGCAAATCAAAGGCGTTACCAAATGGACCTTGTTATCAGCTTAGTGAAAACAATTTAATTCCTCAATACATACTGAGGGATTTGTGTTTCCCTTTGTTGCCTTGTGCTATTAACTTCTTTTATTAGGTCCAATAAGGATCAGCTCAAAGGGAGTTCAACGCAGCTCATAGCAGAGCAATTGGATTGGTTGGTAATGTGTTTGGGAGAGTTAAAACTCGGTGGCAGCTGTTGGGGAGGCAGTGGAAAGAGGATTCCGTTGAATTTTCCTCATTTGTGATAGTAATCGGTTGTTTGCTGcataattttctaataaattatAGGGAGCCATTGCCAGAGGAGAGCCTCCTGAATTCTATGGGAGGCGGAACTGCCAATTTCGAAGGTGAGGCAGATAAGTGGGGAGGGGAACAGATATGCGCTTGCTAACCCTTGAGTAGGGTGAGCATGAGAAGGTAAATAATGCTACTACTTATGCTGGTCTTAGTTCTTAGTACTTAGTAGTAGAACTgagtttgttttgctttggtATAAATAAAAGATAGTTGTTTGCTTGTTGCGTGGATTAGCAATCTGATGTTTTGGATTGTATCTTGTTGAGAGAGATTTTCACCTTAGGGAAGAATGGTACCAACTTCAGCTTAGTAGAGATTTTACAAAGAGAAATGCAACTTCATCTTAGGTGCTTTCCATCAATCAGTAATCACTTGCCTGTATGGCAGGATTGGGAGTTTTAGAACCCTTAAATTAACAAatggaaaaaaattaaaccagAAATCGTTATCATATTCAGACCAACAAATTGATTGATTATGGTTGGGCCAACAATTTGCTCTGTTTTCAGAAGCCAAGCCATAGGTGGAAACAAATTGATGGATAAGTgtgaaatatttttcattgattCATTTATTCAGAATTTTTGTAAAATCAAACTAGGAATTGCAAAGACTTTTTTCTAAAGCATGGATAGCAACACTGCAGAAATAATGCAACTAATCTCCTCTAAAATAAAGACGATTTGGACTGAGAAAGCTTAGTTGGAAAAAAAGGCAAGAGATTTAAGTAAATTCAATGTTGGGTGTAAATATAGCATTTCAAACACACATTTTACATCACTGCTTGAGATTCAATCTCGAGGTCAATTGAAagtacagaaaaagaaaaaacttgcAGAATGCTTTCAAGCTGAATTCATCTGCGTAAGCTACAAAATCTAAATTTGAATAAAACTACAAGATtgtcaattataaaataatagcaATTCTCTATACTCACCTCAATGAAGTAAAACCATACTCGTCGCCAGTACGGATTTATGTATAGAACTGCAGCTATTGTCAACAACACCACACTGTAAGCTACCCCAAAACTTATGTAGAAAACACCCATGTCCATGAAGCCATTGCTTTCTTCATTCTCAATTGAAGTTCTTGATTTTGATGGAGGTGATACCATTTCAGTACAATTTCTTGGCAGTGGCCATCCACAGAGAAAAGGATTTCCTCGATAACTGCTTTCATCAAATGTCCCAAATTGTGCAACCTTATCAAGTGTCCTGCCAGATAAATTATTATACGACACATTGAAAACTTCCAAAAAAGTTAACTCAGTAAGCTGAGGAGGGATGTTCCCTTCCAAGTTGTTGTATGACAGATCTAAGCTCTCAATTTGGCGCAAGTTGGAAAATGATGCTGGGATTTTTCCTGTCAAACTGTTGTGAGACAAATTTAGTACATGGATCTCATTGAGGTACCCAATTTCAATAGGAATTTGGCCTGTCAAATGATTGCATGAGAGATCAATTCCAGAGATGTAAGATAGCATTCTTCCTTGGTAAGAATAGGATATACTCTTTGTTGTAAATTCCAAAGGTTCAGTAGAAGCATTATATGAACCTTCTTGCTGCCTATATGTTTTGCTTGTAGATCTTAGGCAAGGGAGAATAGGACCAAAAAGATGATTATGAGAAAGATCAAGCAAACTTAATTGAGTCAAGTTGCACAATTGAACTGGGATTTCCCCATCAATATAGTTATGCCCCAAGATTAGGTAGCTCAATCGAGAAAATTTTCCAATCCATGATGGAATGCTTCCAGTCATATGATTATGGCCCAAATCTAACACAGTTAACTCAGAGCAACCATAAAATGCATCCTCCAATGACCCTTGTAGCCCATTTCTAGACAAATAAATCTCTTGTATAATTGAAGGGCAAAAGTTAGATGGTAGACTTCCTGAGATATTATTCATTGAAAGATCCAAAACGCGAAGAAAGTACATGTTCCCCAGCCACCTTGGGATTCTACCATATAAGTTGTTATGACTAAGATCCAACACTTCTAAAAAGGAGCTGTTAGACAAGCTATGTGGAATGCTGCCAGTGAATTGATTGTCATCCAGTTGTAACTCATACAGAAACCTTAAGTTAGAGGTTTCAGAAAATATTTGGCCTTGCAAACTGTTGTTTGAAAGTATGAGTTCTTGCAATGAGACACAACCAATGGTTAAGTCCTCTGGTATAGTACCTGACAATCTATTGTTGGATAAGTCTAAACGTTCCAACAAGCTCATATTTCCAAATGAAGAAGGAATGCTACCACTGAAACCATTTCCCGACATGTTTAGATGTGACAATTTTGGCAGATATGTTCCTATCTCTGGTGTGATGAAGCCTTGGAAGAAATTGTCTGAGATATCCAACACTGACAAATTCATATGGGAATGAATTGGTAATTTCAGAGATCCTGATAGAGAGTTGTTGATTAAGTAAAGTTTTTCCAATTTGGTGTTGTTTTGTAACAACCAATATGGAAACCCTTCACTCATTTGAATGTGCGACAGATCAATAAATTGTAGGTCATGCTGGTGATAGAGAAATTTGGGGAATGCTTCGCCATATCCACCACTAGATAATACAAGCTTCTCCAACTGAAATCTTGGGTTCAAGTACTGATCATTTGTTTCTGCAAATATTTTGTTACCCCTACTTTCCACgtacttgagttttgaatggttgAAAATTGGACTTAATGAGATTGGAATTTGAAAAAGATTGTCTGAAACTGATAGATATTCGAGGTTTGTTAAACCCTCAAGTGGAGATGAAGAGATGTTTCCAGTGAAATGATTGGAAGAGAGGTCTAATTGTCGAAGAGAAGTCAAATTTACCAGACATAAAGGTAAGTTACCACTGAGATCATTGTGGCTAATGTTTAGCATTTGGAGATATTTCAATTTGCAAATACctgaaaattattgattttacaaattattttaactaaagTTTGTGATTAAAATGAAAGAGATCTCAAATACGAAGAAACTGCATTTGTTTTACCTAGGTTCACAGGTAAGATGCCACTAAGTTCACAGTCTGGCATTGATAATGTTTCAAGTAAAGGAAGTGTTTCAAGACTTTGGAGGAAGTTTCCATCCACCCAAGAGCCATTTAAATATAACTCTCTCAAATTGGTGAAATTAGAGCCTGTTTCAAAAAAATGAataactattaattaatttttaatgaataaaaaatagtaattataagcATAACGACAAAAAATACTAACCTTGAGTAAATCTTGTCCCTTTTAAATGACTCTGGCCCATATATAGGGTCTCGAGATTGGTGAATGCTCCCAATGACTCTAATAGCATGTTGCTTCCTTTTATACCACGTAGATAAAgcgcttttaaattttttaagctTCTCATTCCTATAAGTAACAAAATAGTGaaaaataatacaattttcactaaatatattaaatatttatttataatttttttaaaaaaaaattcaatattctagtggttcaattattattatttccaaATCTAGTGGTTCAATTATGGTCTAGATttaaaacaaattttaaaaattaacagaaCAATAATGTGGTAAATCCGTAAGTAATGTTTAACTCATCATTTCTATTAActttattatgaaaataattgtttaaaaaagtataatataaaacataaaaataataatattaactaaTCATCTCCTATTTTGTTCACTAATTCAtccattaaaatttactaatttcaatttttttttttctaagtctAATAGTTTATGAAAGtcactaaataatttaaacattatTCATAgggctttttctttttcaattttaaagtttaaaatttaaatagtctaatatataattttaatcgcataaatagagataaataaatataataatcactttttaaataaataaatatatttttattttccttttaatcAATTGTTTTGTTTAACTTTAACtagaataatttgaattaaaaatctcataattatagagataatattattaaattaaaatgtattgatatgaaaaattgtatttttatatgatattataattacaatattaaaaCAATGTAATAAGACACTATACGTAAAAGcaaaaaattagttttttttattaagacaatgtaatttaattatttattttattaattacttttttataatttcattaataaattttatcactattttt encodes:
- the LOC110607871 gene encoding protein ALP1-like, with the translated sequence MAAAGGSSKSTAQKAPTSPKSTTKFKPRRSKNQNKHLTKQLISLLTSATSAAHSFLNQNDLLLLPSQSLTLEYLLSSIPFSSPPISLPSESFFYRFLSSASDFDPRWCQIFRMSKQTFSNLLAVLSPSLLSFLPPSIPPDSAIAATLFRLSHGASYESVARRFGLDSPAAACLAFYSVCKTVNEKLGDLVNFGRDLERLVVGFEWISLPNCCGVLGFGKFGVDSEVLGKNGSLLVQALVDSEGRFLDISAGWPCTMKPESIFSQTKLYSRVEGSNELLNGSCYQLSESSSIPQYILGDSCFPLLPWLLTPFIRSNEVDSFGSADREFNAAHNRAMGLVGNAFGRVKARWQLLGRRWKEDCVEFFPYVIVMGCLLHNFLIKYSEPLPEESVGRILREEELPIFEGEADERGERNRYALAKYLSRVSMRR
- the LOC122721772 gene encoding receptor-like protein 1 — encoded protein: MPDCELSGILPVNLGICKLKYLQMLNISHNDLSGNLPLCLVNLTSLRQLDLSSNHFTGNISSSPLEGLTNLEYLSVSDNLFQIPISLSPIFNHSKLKYVESRGNKIFAETNDQYLNPRFQLEKLVLSSGGYGEAFPKFLYHQHDLQFIDLSHIQMSEGFPYWLLQNNTKLEKLYLINNSLSGSLKLPIHSHMNLSVLDISDNFFQGFITPEIGTYLPKLSHLNMSGNGFSGSIPSSFGNMSLLERLDLSNNRLSGTIPEDLTIGCVSLQELILSNNSLQGQIFSETSNLRFLYELQLDDNQFTGSIPHSLSNSSFLEVLDLSHNNLYGRIPRWLGNMYFLRVLDLSMNNISGSLPSNFCPSIIQEIYLSRNGLQGSLEDAFYGCSELTVLDLGHNHMTGSIPSWIGKFSRLSYLILGHNYIDGEIPVQLCNLTQLSLLDLSHNHLFGPILPCLRSTSKTYRQQEGSYNASTEPLEFTTKSISYSYQGRMLSYISGIDLSCNHLTGQIPIEIGYLNEIHVLNLSHNSLTGKIPASFSNLRQIESLDLSYNNLEGNIPPQLTELTFLEVFNVSYNNLSGRTLDKVAQFGTFDESSYRGNPFLCGWPLPRNCTEMVSPPSKSRTSIENEESNGFMDMGVFYISFGVAYSVVLLTIAAVLYINPYWRRVWFYFIEVSIENCYYFIIDNLVVLFKFRFCSLRR